One part of the Parasphingorhabdus sp. SCSIO 66989 genome encodes these proteins:
- a CDS encoding glycoside hydrolase family 15 protein: MELWPIGNCQASALIDSEARLIWGCLPRIDGDPAFCALLNNDDFADEEAQGFWSIDLENCVSVEQAYVRNTPVLRTRKTDSNGSAIDIFDFCPRRAQRGRIYRPTAFARIVRPVSGSPRIKVKLRPLSSWGKERPKLSFGSNHIRYPLAAMNMRLSTDAPIGHISVENSFRVERNLHFFFGPDESFVGPLGETVSKMMTDTIYSWQRWVRTLAIPAEWQQEVIRSAITLKLCQHEDSGAIVAAMTTSIPEHADSGRNWDYRYCWIRDAYYTVEALNRIGALDVLESYLEYLRNIVDNATDGHIQPLYGVLGHAELNETEAEHLPGYRGMGPVRVGNQAYDQTQHDAYGQIVLSSAQAFWDHRLLRMSGEEDFEALELVGELAWEVYDKPDAGLWELRTREHVHTYSAVMCWAACDRLANVANMLGLEERAQHWARRAATMKDMILKQAWNENSEALSATFEGDDRDASLLQLLDLRFLDANDPKFRSTLTTLEEALRRGNHMLRYAAEDDFGMPQTAFNVCTFWLIEALHLSGRETEARHLFEEMLARRTAAGLLSEDIDPATGELWGNYPQTYSLVGIINCAVLLSRPWSELR, from the coding sequence TTGGAGCTATGGCCGATCGGCAATTGTCAGGCTTCGGCCCTGATCGACAGTGAAGCGCGGCTGATCTGGGGCTGCCTGCCGCGGATTGATGGTGATCCGGCTTTTTGCGCCCTACTCAACAATGATGATTTTGCCGATGAAGAGGCACAGGGTTTCTGGAGCATTGATCTGGAAAACTGTGTTTCCGTCGAGCAGGCCTATGTCCGCAATACGCCTGTCCTGCGCACCCGCAAGACCGACAGCAATGGCAGCGCCATTGACATATTCGATTTCTGTCCGCGCCGGGCCCAGCGCGGGCGCATCTACCGTCCCACGGCCTTTGCCCGCATCGTGCGACCGGTATCGGGATCGCCGCGCATCAAGGTGAAGCTGCGGCCGCTGTCCAGCTGGGGCAAGGAGAGGCCAAAGCTCTCTTTCGGCTCCAACCATATCCGCTATCCGCTGGCGGCAATGAATATGCGGCTCAGCACCGATGCCCCTATTGGGCATATCTCGGTCGAAAACAGCTTCCGGGTCGAACGCAATCTGCATTTCTTCTTTGGCCCGGATGAAAGCTTTGTCGGCCCACTGGGCGAGACGGTCTCGAAGATGATGACCGACACCATCTATAGCTGGCAGCGCTGGGTCCGCACTCTGGCGATTCCGGCGGAATGGCAGCAGGAAGTCATCCGCTCGGCTATCACGCTGAAGCTGTGTCAGCATGAGGATAGCGGCGCGATTGTCGCGGCGATGACCACCTCGATCCCCGAACATGCCGATAGTGGCCGCAATTGGGACTATCGCTATTGCTGGATCCGTGATGCCTATTACACGGTTGAGGCGCTGAACCGTATCGGCGCGCTGGATGTGCTCGAATCCTATCTCGAATATCTGCGCAACATTGTCGACAATGCCACCGACGGACATATTCAGCCGCTTTATGGCGTGCTTGGGCATGCTGAACTGAACGAGACCGAGGCGGAGCATCTGCCCGGCTATCGCGGCATGGGTCCAGTGCGTGTCGGCAATCAGGCCTATGACCAGACCCAGCACGACGCCTATGGCCAGATTGTCTTGTCCTCGGCGCAAGCCTTTTGGGACCATCGCCTGTTGCGCATGTCGGGAGAAGAGGATTTCGAGGCGCTGGAACTGGTCGGAGAACTCGCCTGGGAGGTCTATGACAAACCCGATGCAGGGCTATGGGAATTGCGCACAAGGGAGCATGTCCATACCTATTCTGCGGTGATGTGCTGGGCCGCATGTGATCGGCTCGCCAATGTCGCCAATATGCTGGGCTTGGAGGAACGGGCGCAGCATTGGGCGCGGCGCGCGGCGACAATGAAAGACATGATCCTGAAACAGGCGTGGAACGAGAATAGCGAAGCGCTATCGGCGACGTTTGAGGGCGATGACCGCGATGCCAGCCTGTTGCAGCTGCTTGATCTGCGCTTTCTCGATGCCAATGACCCCAAATTCCGCAGTACGTTGACAACGCTGGAAGAGGCGCTGCGCCGTGGCAACCATATGCTGCGCTACGCCGCCGAGGATGATTTCGGCATGCCGCAAACCGCGTTCAATGTCTGCACCTTCTGGCTGATCGAGGCGCTGCACCTGTCAGGCCGCGAAACCGAGGCGCGGCATCTTTTTGAGGAAATGCTGGCGCGGCGGACGGCCGCCGGTTTATTGTCCGAGGATATTGATCCGGCAACCGGCGAGCTGTGGGGCAATTATCCGCAGACCTATTCGCTGGTGGGGATCATCAATTGCGCGGTGCTGTTGAGCCGACCATGGAGCGAGTTGCGATGA
- a CDS encoding alpha,alpha-trehalose-phosphate synthase (UDP-forming), translated as MSRLVVISNRVSKWKQGGAQGGLAVALNSALRQNNGLWFGWSGQRVETFTGHLDIEEHGGVRTATIDLDEQDVDEYYNGFANRTLWPLFHYRIDLAEYERSFGEGYERVNNRFADTVLPLIEPGDAVWVHDYHLIPLGYRLRKLGCNNKVGFFLHTPWPPTRLLVALPYHQRLVESLFAYDVVGFQTEEWLESFRHYCEKELGANIDGETISYGDLTLKAIACPIGLDHTEFLAASQSEDADKAHDKMRASLQDRKLIVGVDRLDYSKGLEERFNGLERFFTDNPEQQREVVMVQIAPPSRGEVESYQEIRAALDAQTGRINGAFAHVDWTPIRYANRGYPRVELAGIYRAAKAALVTPLRDGMNLVAKEFVVAQDPEDPGVLILSRFAGASLQLTEALLVNPYSAEELSDAISTALAMPLEERQRRWRAMMDVMEKTDVIWWREKFTQYLR; from the coding sequence ATGAGCCGCTTGGTCGTTATCTCCAACCGGGTTTCCAAATGGAAACAGGGCGGCGCGCAGGGCGGGCTGGCGGTCGCACTCAATTCGGCCTTGCGGCAGAATAATGGCCTGTGGTTCGGCTGGTCCGGCCAGCGGGTCGAGACATTTACCGGGCATCTCGACATTGAGGAGCATGGCGGTGTGCGCACCGCAACGATTGATCTCGATGAGCAGGATGTCGATGAATATTACAATGGTTTTGCCAATCGCACGCTCTGGCCGCTGTTCCACTATCGCATCGATCTGGCCGAATATGAGCGCAGCTTTGGCGAGGGCTATGAGCGGGTCAACAACCGCTTTGCCGATACCGTCCTGCCGCTGATCGAACCCGGTGACGCGGTCTGGGTGCATGATTACCATCTGATTCCCTTGGGCTATCGACTGCGCAAGCTGGGCTGCAACAACAAGGTCGGTTTTTTTCTGCACACACCCTGGCCGCCCACGCGGCTTTTGGTGGCGCTGCCTTATCATCAGCGGCTGGTGGAGTCGCTCTTCGCCTATGATGTTGTCGGCTTTCAAACCGAGGAATGGCTGGAGAGCTTTCGCCATTATTGCGAGAAGGAACTGGGGGCGAACATTGACGGCGAAACCATCAGCTATGGCGATTTGACGCTAAAGGCGATCGCCTGTCCTATCGGTCTTGATCACACCGAGTTTCTCGCCGCCAGCCAGTCCGAAGACGCCGACAAAGCGCACGATAAGATGCGCGCCAGTCTGCAGGACCGCAAGCTGATCGTCGGCGTTGATCGGCTCGACTATTCCAAGGGGCTGGAGGAGCGTTTCAACGGGCTGGAGCGTTTCTTCACCGACAATCCCGAACAGCAGCGCGAGGTTGTGATGGTGCAGATTGCGCCGCCATCACGCGGCGAGGTGGAGAGCTATCAGGAAATCCGTGCCGCACTGGATGCCCAGACCGGGCGCATCAACGGCGCTTTTGCCCATGTTGACTGGACCCCGATCCGCTATGCCAATCGCGGCTATCCCCGCGTCGAGCTGGCGGGCATATACCGTGCCGCCAAAGCGGCTTTGGTGACACCGCTGCGCGATGGCATGAACCTTGTAGCCAAGGAATTTGTCGTGGCGCAGGACCCGGAAGACCCGGGCGTATTGATCCTGTCGCGCTTTGCCGGGGCATCGCTGCAGCTGACCGAGGCGCTACTGGTCAATCCCTATTCCGCCGAGGAGCTTTCCGACGCGATCAGCACCGCGCTCGCCATGCCGCTGGAAGAACGCCAACGCCGCTGGCGCGCAATGATGGATGTTATGGAAAAGACCGACGTCATCTGGTGGCGCGAGAAATTCACCCAATATCTGCGCTAG
- a CDS encoding NAD(P)/FAD-dependent oxidoreductase: protein MSKRKTQIVVVGGGAGGLELVRKLGSKYGRKDHDIILVDCNLTHVWKPLLHEVAAGSLDANMDEVGYGGHAVRWGYRFFHGALEKIDRERQQIITAPLIDEDGEEIIGRHVIRYDYLVLAFGGISNDFGVPGVREHAHFLEHRGHADGFRQRLLNACLRANHAHQTGKGDADVRICIIGAGATGVELAAELYNAASSLRTYGLEVFDEDKLKVTLLEAGPRILPQLDEDLAATARHELERLGVEVHASTQVTAVHADTVETKSGERIDADLIVWAAGVKGSDGVANMSDLELNRLDQFVVRPTLQTTKDDRIFAMGDCASCLLPGEGKPVPPRAQSAHQMASLVFDNLVRAQQGKPLKDFVYRDRGSLVSLSRFSALGSLMGNLVGGRMAIEGRLARWAYQSLYRLHLLAIHGYLRGIMLIVIGRVNQIVRPKFKLH from the coding sequence ATGAGCAAGCGCAAAACACAGATTGTTGTTGTCGGCGGCGGCGCTGGCGGACTGGAATTGGTGCGCAAGCTGGGCAGCAAATATGGCCGCAAGGACCATGATATCATCCTTGTGGACTGCAACCTCACCCATGTCTGGAAGCCATTGCTGCACGAGGTCGCCGCCGGATCGCTCGATGCCAATATGGACGAGGTCGGCTATGGTGGCCATGCGGTGCGCTGGGGTTATCGCTTCTTTCATGGCGCGCTGGAAAAGATTGACCGCGAGAGACAGCAGATCATCACCGCGCCTTTAATCGATGAGGATGGCGAGGAGATTATCGGTCGCCATGTCATCCGCTATGATTATCTGGTGCTGGCCTTTGGCGGCATCTCCAATGATTTCGGCGTGCCGGGCGTGCGCGAGCATGCCCATTTTCTCGAGCATCGCGGCCATGCCGATGGCTTCCGCCAGCGTCTGCTCAATGCCTGTCTGCGCGCCAACCATGCGCATCAGACGGGCAAGGGCGATGCCGATGTGCGCATCTGTATCATCGGCGCCGGAGCCACAGGGGTAGAGCTTGCAGCCGAGCTCTATAATGCGGCCAGTTCTCTGCGTACCTATGGGCTCGAGGTGTTTGATGAGGATAAGCTGAAGGTAACCCTGCTCGAAGCCGGGCCGCGTATACTCCCCCAGTTGGACGAGGATCTCGCCGCAACCGCACGGCACGAACTGGAGCGGCTGGGCGTCGAGGTCCATGCCTCGACCCAGGTGACCGCAGTGCATGCCGACACTGTCGAAACCAAATCGGGTGAGCGCATTGATGCCGATCTGATCGTCTGGGCCGCAGGCGTCAAAGGGTCGGACGGTGTTGCCAATATGAGCGACCTGGAACTCAACCGCCTCGATCAGTTTGTCGTCAGACCAACGCTGCAAACAACTAAGGACGACCGAATTTTCGCCATGGGCGATTGCGCCTCCTGCTTGTTACCGGGCGAGGGAAAGCCGGTACCACCGCGTGCGCAATCGGCGCACCAGATGGCCAGTCTGGTGTTCGATAATCTGGTCCGAGCACAACAGGGCAAACCGCTTAAGGACTTCGTCTATCGTGACCGTGGCTCACTCGTCTCGCTTAGCCGCTTTTCTGCACTGGGCAGCCTGATGGGCAACCTCGTCGGCGGTCGCATGGCTATCGAGGGCCGTCTCGCGCGCTGGGCCTATCAATCGCTCTACCGCCTGCATCTTCTTGCGATCCACGGCTATCTGCGCGGCATCATGCTGATCGTGATCGGGCGGGTAAACCAGATCGTCCGGCCGAAGTTCAAGCTGCATTAG
- the otsB gene encoding trehalose-phosphatase — MAREQGIDRMPLTQPPQSLLEGASLFLDFDGTLVALADTPDAVVVPEQTRALLAGLDRALEGRVAIISGRDVASLRDGFGLQNIAISGSHGAEIALPGQSVAAAPRGDGLAHAYAALTQFAERHEGVLVEQKALGIGLHYRLAPQLAETCKAQAHDVADRFGLSVHSGKMIYELRGDTADKGVGLTALMQQQPFNAGRPVFIGDDVTDEDGFRAAKALGGFGIKVGVSEQTHASYALDDVSAVHDYLAAIITDAEQGKHL; from the coding sequence GTGGCGCGCGAGCAGGGCATAGACCGGATGCCATTGACACAGCCACCGCAGAGCCTGCTTGAGGGGGCGTCGCTGTTTCTCGACTTTGACGGGACATTGGTAGCGCTGGCCGATACGCCCGATGCGGTGGTGGTGCCCGAGCAGACTAGAGCGCTATTGGCTGGCTTGGATCGTGCATTAGAAGGCCGAGTGGCAATTATTTCTGGCCGAGATGTGGCCAGCCTGAGAGACGGTTTCGGCCTGCAGAATATCGCAATCTCGGGAAGTCATGGCGCCGAAATCGCGCTGCCGGGCCAGTCTGTGGCAGCAGCACCACGCGGCGACGGCTTGGCGCACGCTTATGCGGCGCTGACACAGTTTGCCGAACGGCATGAGGGCGTGCTGGTCGAGCAAAAGGCGCTGGGCATCGGCCTGCATTATCGGCTTGCGCCGCAACTAGCCGAGACCTGCAAGGCGCAGGCACATGATGTCGCTGATCGCTTTGGCCTCTCGGTTCATTCCGGCAAGATGATCTATGAGCTGCGCGGCGATACTGCCGATAAGGGCGTGGGGCTCACCGCTCTGATGCAGCAGCAGCCATTCAACGCAGGACGTCCGGTATTTATCGGCGACGATGTCACCGATGAAGATGGCTTCCGCGCCGCCAAAGCACTGGGCGGCTTTGGAATTAAGGTTGGCGTTTCGGAGCAAACCCATGCAAGCTATGCGTTAGATGATGTAAGCGCCGTGCATGATTATCTCGCGGCGATCATCACCGACGCAGAACAGGGGAAGCATTTGTGA
- a CDS encoding proton-conducting transporter membrane subunit produces MPNLLTLLPTLGPVALILAGLVCFRNPGLRPGRALAASRFASLFAMVAALGTIGVLIAFGPGDGMVIGSGWFALGDRIDPLSTSLFTLIAFIGVIVLQYSRNYLDGDAAQGRFLGWMCLTLAAVMFLVLSGTLFQLALAWIATSLGLHKLLIFFKDRPAATVAARKRTVVARLGDISLIAAFALLVSAFGETQISAILAAAEAGQGSTSITIAACLIALAALLKSAQFPTHGWLIEVMETPTPVSALLHAGIVNAGGFLVIRFADVMLLALPSLWLLAFVGGVTALIGVAVMLTQSRIKNQLAWSTVAQMGFMLMQCGFGAFSLALLHIIAHSLYKAHSFLSSGSVIDAVRVPTTHGAYSRPDFSRFAVGAAAALTFYVGIGSLMGVQLTEKPGWMVFGAVLVLALARFMAKSLAAKSWAASVMRIGAASVALSALYFGLQIGAAWMVGDSLPAKAITSPVLVAMMIGFTVSFVLLMAVQHLPASIARTRFAEAMRIHTTNGFYANAMFNRLVGASRGQSKAV; encoded by the coding sequence ATGCCTAACCTGTTGACACTCCTTCCTACTCTGGGCCCAGTGGCGCTGATTCTGGCCGGACTGGTCTGCTTCCGCAATCCCGGCCTCAGGCCCGGCAGAGCGCTGGCGGCCAGCCGTTTTGCCAGCCTTTTTGCCATGGTCGCAGCATTGGGTACCATTGGCGTCCTCATAGCCTTTGGTCCAGGTGATGGCATGGTCATTGGCAGCGGGTGGTTCGCCTTGGGTGACCGTATCGACCCGTTAAGCACCTCGCTCTTTACCCTGATCGCCTTTATCGGCGTGATCGTGCTGCAATATAGCCGCAACTATCTCGACGGTGATGCGGCACAGGGCCGTTTTCTTGGCTGGATGTGCCTGACCCTTGCTGCGGTGATGTTCCTGGTGCTCTCGGGCACATTGTTCCAGCTTGCCCTGGCCTGGATTGCCACCAGCCTGGGTCTGCACAAACTGCTGATCTTCTTCAAGGACCGCCCGGCAGCTACCGTCGCCGCGCGCAAGCGCACCGTGGTCGCGCGGCTTGGCGATATCAGTCTGATCGCGGCTTTCGCCCTGCTCGTCAGCGCCTTTGGCGAAACCCAGATCAGCGCCATTCTTGCGGCGGCTGAAGCCGGTCAAGGCTCGACCAGCATTACCATCGCTGCCTGCCTGATCGCATTGGCGGCACTGCTTAAATCGGCGCAGTTTCCTACCCATGGCTGGCTGATCGAGGTCATGGAAACCCCGACTCCGGTCTCCGCCCTGCTGCACGCCGGTATCGTCAATGCCGGGGGTTTTCTCGTCATCCGCTTTGCCGATGTCATGCTGCTCGCCCTGCCCTCGCTCTGGCTGCTGGCCTTTGTCGGCGGCGTCACCGCGTTGATTGGTGTTGCCGTCATGCTCACCCAGTCGCGCATCAAGAACCAGCTTGCCTGGTCCACCGTTGCGCAAATGGGCTTCATGCTGATGCAATGCGGCTTTGGTGCCTTTTCGCTGGCCCTGCTGCATATCATTGCACACTCGCTCTACAAGGCGCACAGCTTCCTCTCTTCAGGCAGCGTGATTGACGCGGTGCGCGTGCCGACCACCCACGGCGCCTATAGCCGCCCCGATTTCTCGCGTTTCGCGGTTGGCGCTGCGGCGGCGCTGACCTTCTATGTTGGTATCGGCTCGCTAATGGGTGTCCAGCTTACTGAAAAGCCGGGCTGGATGGTATTCGGCGCGGTGCTGGTGCTGGCGCTCGCCCGCTTCATGGCCAAGAGCCTTGCGGCAAAAAGCTGGGCCGCGAGCGTGATGCGTATCGGCGCGGCCTCGGTTGCCCTTTCGGCGCTTTATTTCGGGCTGCAGATCGGTGCCGCCTGGATGGTGGGCGACAGCCTCCCAGCCAAGGCGATAACCTCACCGGTGCTGGTAGCGATGATGATCGGCTTTACCGTCAGCTTCGTCCTGTTGATGGCAGTGCAGCACCTGCCCGCCTCAATCGCGCGGACCCGCTTTGCCGAGGCAATGCGCATCCACACCACCAACGGCTTTTACGCCAACGCCATGTTCAATCGTCTGGTCGGCGCCTCGCGCGGCCAGAGCAAGGCTGTATAA
- a CDS encoding gamma-glutamyltransferase family protein gives MRLFLLSMLAVSALLFPPAAAQDAQPAGEEPKLEIGAGGRPVGQIWSRSPVYAEHGMAATAHPLASQIAIDILKKGGSAVDAAIAANAALGLMEPTGNGIGGDLFAIVWDPKTQKLHGLNGSGKSAMGTSYAEFIEQLDGLTSIPPLGPLPITVPGAVDGWFELHGKFGKLPMADILAPAISYAHEGHPVSPVIAYYFSRNLRAFERNEAMIGDFSNARATWFATGAPKVGEIFKNPDLGRTLSLIAEGGRDAFYKGEIARTIDAYMRRVGGNLRYEDFAAHSSKWVEPGCVSYRKGFELCELPPNSQGFAALQMANILKNVDLAQYPRGSAEVLHYITEAKRLAFEDVARFYADPDMSPAPLEWLLSDEYGRERFALIDPAKASPAFGPGEPKLEGEGDTTYLTVADKNGMMVSLIQSNYRGMGSGLVADGLGFMFQDRGELYSLDPNHPNVYAPGKRPFQTIIPAFMKKDGQPYMSFGLMGGGMQPQGHVQVMVNIVDYGMNLQEAGDAARLNHEGGRAPTDPLNIQDADLLGVLHVEPGISPETIERLQAMGHKVEVVDNGVMFGGYQAIVRDPETGVYHGATEMRKDGQALGY, from the coding sequence ATGCGTCTCTTTCTGTTGTCTATGCTGGCAGTCTCGGCTCTGTTGTTTCCTCCCGCCGCTGCGCAAGATGCGCAACCCGCTGGCGAGGAACCCAAGCTGGAGATAGGCGCGGGTGGGCGACCGGTGGGGCAAATCTGGTCGCGCAGCCCGGTTTATGCCGAGCATGGCATGGCGGCGACCGCGCACCCGCTGGCAAGCCAGATTGCAATAGATATCCTTAAAAAAGGCGGCAGCGCGGTCGATGCGGCGATTGCCGCCAATGCCGCACTGGGCCTGATGGAACCCACCGGTAATGGCATTGGCGGCGATCTGTTTGCCATTGTCTGGGATCCGAAAACGCAAAAGCTCCACGGCCTGAACGGCTCGGGCAAGAGCGCAATGGGTACATCCTATGCCGAATTTATAGAGCAGCTGGACGGGCTGACCAGTATTCCGCCGCTGGGGCCTTTGCCGATCACCGTGCCGGGTGCGGTGGATGGCTGGTTTGAACTGCATGGCAAATTCGGCAAGCTGCCCATGGCAGATATCCTGGCTCCCGCTATCAGCTATGCCCATGAAGGCCATCCGGTATCGCCGGTGATCGCCTATTATTTCAGCCGCAATTTGCGCGCTTTTGAGCGCAATGAGGCGATGATCGGCGACTTTTCCAATGCCCGCGCTACCTGGTTCGCCACTGGCGCGCCCAAGGTCGGGGAGATTTTCAAAAATCCCGATCTTGGCAGGACGTTGAGCCTGATAGCCGAAGGCGGGCGCGATGCTTTTTACAAAGGCGAAATTGCCCGGACGATTGATGCCTATATGCGGCGTGTTGGCGGCAATTTGCGCTATGAAGATTTCGCCGCGCATAGCAGCAAATGGGTGGAGCCGGGCTGTGTGAGTTATCGCAAAGGCTTTGAGCTGTGCGAACTGCCGCCCAATTCGCAGGGCTTTGCCGCGTTGCAAATGGCGAATATCCTCAAAAATGTCGATCTCGCACAATATCCGCGCGGCAGCGCCGAAGTGCTGCACTATATCACTGAGGCCAAGCGCCTCGCCTTTGAGGATGTCGCGCGCTTCTATGCCGACCCGGATATGTCGCCGGCGCCTCTGGAGTGGCTGCTCAGCGACGAATATGGCCGCGAGCGCTTTGCCTTGATTGATCCGGCAAAAGCCTCGCCTGCATTCGGCCCCGGTGAACCCAAGCTGGAGGGCGAAGGCGACACGACGTACCTCACTGTTGCCGACAAGAACGGCATGATGGTCTCGCTGATCCAGTCCAATTATCGCGGCATGGGCAGCGGTCTGGTTGCGGATGGGCTCGGCTTTATGTTTCAGGATCGCGGCGAACTCTATTCGCTCGATCCCAATCACCCCAATGTCTATGCCCCGGGCAAACGACCGTTCCAGACGATCATCCCGGCTTTTATGAAGAAGGATGGCCAGCCCTATATGTCTTTCGGCCTGATGGGAGGCGGCATGCAGCCACAGGGGCATGTGCAGGTGATGGTCAATATTGTCGATTATGGCATGAACCTGCAGGAAGCAGGCGATGCGGCGCGGCTCAACCATGAAGGCGGGCGTGCACCCACCGATCCGCTCAACATCCAAGATGCTGATCTGCTCGGCGTGTTGCATGTCGAGCCTGGGATTTCGCCAGAGACCATCGAACGGCTTCAAGCCATGGGGCACAAAGTTGAAGTGGTCGACAATGGTGTGATGTTTGGCGGTTATCAGGCAATTGTCCGCGACCCGGAAACCGGTGTCTATCATGGCGCGACAGAGATGCGCAAAGACGGGCAGGCGTTGGGATATTGA
- a CDS encoding LysR family transcriptional regulator, whose product MAQLNYNHLRYFWAVAHEGNLTRAADKLNVSQSALSVQIQKLEAQLDQSLFERRGKRLHLTEAGHIALDYADSIFATGDELLGTLRDQHSAERYTFRVGAVSTLSRNFQIQFLEPLLGRDDVHITIDSGNFRSLQEKLENHEIDVLLTNMPPQRDSESNWAAHLIDEQPVSLIAHPDFAKHEQALDSILCTSPLILPSAESSIRGTFDAMVARMGLTVQVAAEADDMAMLRLLARAKKGLAVIPPIVVQEELRSGELVQVAELPGMVEDFYAITLSRRFPNPLLEELISV is encoded by the coding sequence GTGGCACAGCTTAACTATAACCATCTGCGCTATTTCTGGGCGGTGGCGCATGAGGGCAATCTCACCCGTGCGGCGGATAAGCTCAACGTGTCGCAATCGGCGCTCTCGGTGCAGATACAAAAGCTCGAAGCGCAGCTCGACCAGAGCCTCTTTGAGCGGCGCGGCAAGAGGCTGCACTTGACCGAGGCCGGCCATATCGCGCTCGACTATGCCGATTCCATCTTTGCCACCGGCGATGAACTGCTCGGCACATTGCGCGATCAGCACAGCGCTGAACGCTATACATTCCGCGTCGGTGCCGTCTCCACCCTGTCGCGCAATTTCCAGATTCAGTTTTTAGAGCCACTGCTGGGCCGTGATGATGTTCATATCACCATCGATTCCGGCAATTTCCGTAGCCTGCAGGAAAAACTCGAAAACCATGAGATTGATGTGCTGCTGACCAATATGCCGCCGCAGCGCGACAGCGAGTCTAACTGGGCGGCGCATCTGATTGACGAGCAACCGGTGAGCCTGATCGCGCATCCCGATTTTGCGAAGCATGAGCAGGCTCTGGATAGCATCCTCTGCACCTCTCCGCTCATCCTCCCTTCTGCCGAAAGCAGCATCCGCGGCACATTTGATGCCATGGTTGCCCGGATGGGGCTCACCGTGCAGGTCGCCGCCGAGGCAGATGATATGGCGATGCTCCGTCTTTTGGCGCGGGCGAAGAAGGGCCTGGCGGTGATCCCGCCCATCGTTGTGCAGGAAGAATTGCGCAGCGGCGAACTGGTTCAGGTGGCCGAATTGCCCGGCATGGTTGAGGATTTCTACGCCATCACCCTGTCGCGGCGCTTCCCCAATCCGCTTTTGGAAGAGCTAATAAGCGTTTGA
- a CDS encoding C45 family peptidase, which translates to MLELSVSGSARERGLQHGEALRAEIAEHLDRWFHSIETDLKTDPKAYLREFLESTDFLPAIDKWTPELLQEVEGIAEAANQPFDLIFARQLSDEEPWHRREVKMSAAGFEGCSSVGARQKAGEETIIAQNMDVAQWCDGLQLLLHIRYPDGLQVMQFTLPGKINLAGMNSAGIGICCNTLSQLDYSRTGLPEDFVVRGVLERRTLEDALSFLESIPHASGQNYTLAGPGTAAINLECSAKSVARYVPDFSTDLVYHTNHPLANTDRETMDSWTRDMTEAQLRQYYFGTSLERFPAMTTFLSNLKGPPDAEDMKALLSLREGGVSRRGDAHTQNDNLTLGCLIMHLSESPFMEIAPGPPCQTPFGRFEFAR; encoded by the coding sequence ATGCTAGAGCTCAGCGTATCAGGATCGGCACGTGAGCGGGGACTTCAGCATGGTGAGGCTCTGCGCGCGGAGATTGCCGAGCATCTGGACCGATGGTTTCATTCGATTGAGACTGACCTCAAGACCGACCCCAAAGCCTATCTGCGCGAATTTCTGGAAAGTACCGACTTCCTGCCAGCCATAGACAAATGGACACCCGAGCTATTGCAGGAAGTCGAAGGCATCGCCGAAGCGGCGAACCAGCCGTTCGATCTCATCTTCGCGCGGCAGCTCAGCGATGAGGAGCCATGGCACCGGCGCGAAGTGAAAATGTCGGCGGCGGGGTTTGAAGGCTGTTCATCCGTCGGGGCGCGCCAGAAGGCCGGAGAAGAGACCATCATCGCGCAAAATATGGACGTCGCGCAATGGTGCGACGGGCTGCAGCTACTGTTGCATATCCGCTATCCCGACGGGCTGCAGGTGATGCAGTTCACCCTGCCCGGCAAGATCAATCTGGCGGGCATGAACAGCGCGGGCATCGGCATCTGCTGCAATACACTGAGCCAGCTGGACTATAGCCGAACCGGCCTGCCTGAGGATTTCGTCGTCCGCGGCGTTCTGGAACGGCGCACATTGGAGGATGCCCTGTCTTTCCTGGAAAGCATACCGCATGCTTCGGGGCAAAACTACACGCTGGCCGGCCCCGGCACCGCCGCCATCAACCTTGAATGCTCGGCAAAGTCCGTGGCGCGCTATGTGCCGGATTTTTCGACCGATCTCGTCTACCACACCAACCACCCGCTGGCGAACACCGACCGCGAAACGATGGACTCATGGACCAGGGATATGACCGAGGCCCAGCTACGCCAATATTATTTCGGCACCAGCCTTGAGCGCTTTCCGGCGATGACGACATTTTTGTCCAATCTCAAGGGGCCGCCTGATGCAGAGGATATGAAAGCGCTCCTCTCACTGCGCGAGGGCGGCGTCAGCAGACGCGGCGACGCGCATACCCAAAATGACAATCTCACCCTAGGCTGCCTGATCATGCACCTGTCAGAATCCCCCTTCATGGAAATCGCCCCGGGGCCACCATGCCAGACGCCTTTTGGGCGCTTTGAATTTGCCCGGTAG